In Portunus trituberculatus isolate SZX2019 chromosome 44, ASM1759143v1, whole genome shotgun sequence, a single window of DNA contains:
- the LOC123519075 gene encoding ionotropic receptor 21a-like, producing the protein MSVNIDTRWKPKYFLMYSLSSNLKSEILVSDEFSRPEKVVMFNHKKKRKSGSSGPMEMFTYFPFSVRDEVASLGVWSLAAHQSHNIFVDRFPTFEGYRFLLGTWFYDFPYLHQAKNKPEGEGDGVQVEVLNALATKLNYTFDLTTEPPDEKWGSFENGSWNGMLGMVHREEKNFTVNYFGYTNKRIEDFDATVSYWMEGFGLALLEPQPLPKWRSVYYPFTTLVWASTALAFSVVTIAFYLQDIAQTEPTLKNGGLVWLYVLRPMLSHALPRLPVTHSQRVFVAAWWLTSLILTTAYTANLIAFLTIPLYPKKLQTVEELAESNYRIAMLDYGEFVPQALKSSQDKYYRMLGEKMDMYADDDESVYPTLNGTHAYIESYSYNLILFWDTYQTMISIAKDAHAKTNFNASRAEHFTIQLARNIYMLRDQLYPGHLCWYFRKNTPWKYKFDVGLQSIVEAGLIVRWLKIKTEDFLGVDFESKLHSDGGMNSTLALSLSHTQGVFFLLILGWSCSTAVFWSEIVRMGKKR; encoded by the exons ATGTCGGTCAATATAGACACTCGCTGGAAACCAAAGTATTTTTTGATGTACAGTCTTTCAAGTAATTTAAAAAGTGAAATTCTAGTTTCCGATGAATTTAGCAGACCTGAAAAAGTTGTCATGTTCAatcataagaagaaaagaaaaagtggatcCAGCGGTCCCATGGAAATGTTtacatattttcccttttcagtCAGAGATGAGGTTGCATCACTTGGGGTTTGGTCTCTTGCTGCACATCAGTCACACAATATCTTCGTTGATCGTTTCCCAACATTTGAAGGGTATAGGTTCTTGCTAGGGACTTGGTTCTACGATTTTCCATATTTGCATCAAGCAAAGAATAAACcagaaggtgaaggtgatggagtACAGGTAGAGGTACTAAATGCTTTAGCCACTAAACTTAATTATACGTTCGACCTAACCACTGAACCACCTGACGAAAAATGGGGCAGTTTTGAAAATGGGTCTTGGAATGGAATGCTGGGTATGGTCcatagagaggaaaagaattttACTGTGAATTATTTCGGCTACACAAACAAAAGGATTGAAGATTTCGATGCCACTGTTTCCTACTGGATGGAGGGGTTTGGGTTAGCGCTCTTAGAGCCACAGCCGTTGCCAAAGTGGCGTAGTGTGTACTATCCTTTCACTACACTGGTATGGGCGTCGACAGCTTTAGCTTTCTCAGTCGTTACTATTGCTTTTTATTTACAA GACATTGCTCAAACCGAACCAACTCTGAAAAACGGCGGTCTTGTATGGCTGTATGTGTTGCGTCCCATGCTGAGCCATGCTTTGCCGCGACTGCCGGTGACACACAGTCAACGGGTGTTCGTTGCCGCGTGGTGGTTGACCAGCCTCATTCTCACAACAGCCTACACAGCCAACCTCATTGCCTTCCTTACCATTCCTCTCTACCCAAAAAAACTGCAGACAGTAGAGGAGCTGGCAGAAAGCAACTACAG GATTGCAATGCTGGATTACGGCGAGTTTGTGCCACAAGCACTGAAGTCATCGCAAGACAAGTACTATCGTATGCTGGGGGAAAAGATGGATATGTATGCTGACGACGATGAATCCGTATATCCAACCTTGAACGGGACTCACGCCTACATAGAAAGCTACTCCTACAATCTTATCCTCTTCTGGGATACTTACCAG ACTATGATTAGTATTGCCAAAGATGCCCACGCGAAAACAAACTTCAATGCAAGTCGGGCTGAACATTTTACCATTCAATTG GCGCGCAATATCTATATGTTGCGAGACCAGCTCTATCCTGGACATCTTTGCTGGTATTTTCGTAAAAATACTCCGTGGAAATATAAATTTGACGTGGGTCTGCAGAGTATTGTGGAAGCAGGCCTCATCGTCCGCTGGCTGAAG ATTAAGACTGAAGACTTCTTAGGTGTAGATTTTGAGAGCAAGCTGCATTCAGATGGCGGGATGAACTCCACTCTCGCGCTTTCTCTAAGCCATACTCAGGGtgtgttcttccttcttattcttggATGGTCTTGTAGTACGGCTGTCTTCTGGAGTGAAATAGTcagaatgggaaaaaaacggTGA